From one Dysidea avara chromosome 9, odDysAvar1.4, whole genome shotgun sequence genomic stretch:
- the LOC136267799 gene encoding vacuolar protein sorting-associated protein 52 homolog isoform X2, translating to MEETRLAFQTESDYNPFDDDGLENLDIAQLDITSQEDYILDEAAGHIQENLEDELVQEALRKGWDLRKYSQQIQKDLMKVETHSIEDYIGQSTEIARLHYQIKACDTILERMEGMLSKFQMDLGNISSEIQTLQEQSVSLNSKLKNRQDILDDLSQYVDDINLTDHLITHILETPASEKEFQENLHELDHKLNFIKEQEFREIAAVVDVQKDIIKLKMKAISKTREFLLSKIYQFRKPMANYQMAQNQLLNYRYFNEFLMAHSRPTALEMQTEYVDTMSKIYYSYFKDYYSKLMKLQYDDSADKDDLMGIEDTARRSFFSSKVSLRNRSTTFTLGSRDTVITTGLESPIIVIPHAQKNEKKYSYEQLFRSVHYALMDNACREYLFIADFFSLTSAAAQEMFDSIFTKTQAFLLKHTESYMESCFDTIGIFLCIHINFRYQAIMQRRNLTCLEIFSDHLLAVMWPRFHHVVELNIKSVRDCNTQKLGTIDTRPHYITRRYAEFSAALVSINSSQQDEKVTTCLAALQAEVESFILRMAAEFQQRKEQLIFLINNYDMLLSVLAEHTSEGSKEVVSFQGLLNARTQEYIEEVLAPFFGGMISFVKDNEGYLERGETRKINVNEKHIHQIVKGFSSDWKKALDLINQDIMRTFTNFKNGTAILQGALMQLIQYYHRFTKLLSQSPFKELGVKGDLINIHHVMVEVKKYRANF from the exons ATGGAAGAAACTCGTTTGGCGTTCCAAACGGAATCAGACTATAATCCG TTTGATGATGATGGGTTAGAAAACTTGGACATTGCACAACTAGACATTACTTCACAAGAGGACTATATATTAGATGAAGCAGCAG GCCACATTCAGGAGAACTTAGAAGATGAACTGGTACAGGAAGCTCTGAGAAAG GGTTGGGACTTGAGAAAATATTCTCAACAAATTCAGAAGGACTTGATGAAGGTGGAAACACACTCCATTGAAGACT ATATTGGCCAGAGCACTGAGATTGCTCGCCTCCATTACCAGATCAAAGCATGTGACACAATTCTTGAG CGGATGGAAGGAATGCTAAGCAAATTTCAG ATGGACTTGGGTAACATCAGCTCAGAGATTCAAACACTACAGGAGCAGTCAGTATCCCTGAACTCTAAACTAAAGAATAGACAG GACATTCTGGATGACCTCAGCCAATATGTGGATGATATTAACCTCACTGATCATCTAATAAC ACATATACTGGAGACTCCAGCTAGTGAGAAGGAATTTCAAGAGAACTTACATGAGCTAGATCATAAGTTGAACTTTATTAAAGAACAAGAATTCCGTGAGATAGCAGCTGTGGTGGATGTCCAGAAAGACATCATCAAGCTCAAAATGAAG GCTATCAGTAAGACTAGGGAGTTTCTACTGAGCAAGATTTACCAGTTTAGGAAGCCAATGGCCAACTATCAGATGGCCCAGAATCAGTTACTCAATTATAG GTACTTTAATGAATTCCTAATGGCCCACAGCAGGCCAACGGCTCTTGAAATGCAAACAGAATATGTTGATACTATGAGTAAAATATATTACTCCTACTTTAAAGATTATTATTCCAAGCTAATGAAACTACAG TATGATGATAGTGCTGATAAGGATGATCTTATGGGAATTGAAGACACTGCTAGAAGAA GTTTTTTCTCTAGTAAAGTGAGCTTGAGGAATCGCTCCACAACCTTCACGTTGGGTAGCAGAGACACTGTGATCACCACTGGCTTGGAGTCTCCCATTATTGTCATACCACATGCACAGAAAAATGAAAAGAAG TATTCTTATGAGCAATTATTTCGGAGTGTCCACTATGCACTGATGGACAATGCTTGTCGGGAGtacttgttcatagctgatttcttttcactgacaagtGCAGCAGCTCAAGAAATGTTTGACTCCATTTTCACCAAGACCCAAGCCTTCTTGCTG AAACACACTGAGTCTTATATGGAGAGCTGTTTTGATACTATtggaatatttttgtgtatTCATATCAACTTCAGATATCAAGCTATCATGCAGCGACGAAATCTCACTTGTTTAGAAAT ATTTTCTGATCACCTGCTGGCAGTAATGTGGCCCAGGTTCCACCATGTAGTTGAGCTGAATATTAAAAGTGTCAGAGATTGTAACACTCAGAAACTGGGTACTATTGATACCAGACCACATTAT ATCACAAGACGATATGCCGAGTTTTCTGCTGCACTGGTCTCCATAAACTCAAGTCAGCAAGATGAAAAG GTCACAACATGCCTGGCAGCCCTACAAGCTGAAGTTGAGAGCTTCATTCTGAGAATGGCGGCTGAGTTCCAGCAGAGGAAAGAACAGTTAATATTCCTCATCAACAACTATGATATGTTATTGAGTGTACTAGCA GAACACACATCAGAGGGATCTAAAGAAGTAGTATCATTTCAAGGCCTACTTAATGCCCGCACTCAAGAATACATTGAAGAG GTTTTGGCTCCATTCTTTGGTGGAATGATTAGTTTTGTCAAAGACAATGAGGGATATTTGGAGAGGGGTGAAACGAGAAAAATAAATGTCAATGAAA AACACATCCATCAAATAGTAAAAGGATTTTCTAGTGATTGGAAGAAAGCACTTGATCTCATTAATCAGGACATTATGCGTACATTCACCAATTTCAAAAATGGCACAGCTATTCTACAG GGAGCTCTGATGCAGTTAATACAATACTATCATCGATTCACTAAACTCTTGTCACAATCACCTTTCAAGGAACTAGGTGTTAAAGGAGACCTGATTAACATCCATCATGTCATGGTTGAAGTGAAGAAATATCGTGCAAACTTCTAG
- the LOC136267799 gene encoding vacuolar protein sorting-associated protein 52 homolog isoform X1: MEETRLAFQTESDYNPFDDDGLENLDIAQLDITSQEDYILDEAAGHIQENLEDELVQEALRKGWDLRKYSQQIQKDLMKVETHSIEDYIGQSTEIARLHYQIKACDTILERMEGMLSKFQMDLGNISSEIQTLQEQSVSLNSKLKNRQDILDDLSQYVDDINLTDHLITHILETPASEKEFQENLHELDHKLNFIKEQEFREIAAVVDVQKDIIKLKMKAISKTREFLLSKIYQFRKPMANYQMAQNQLLNYRYFNEFLMAHSRPTALEMQTEYVDTMSKIYYSYFKDYYSKLMKLQYDDSADKDDLMGIEDTARRSIGMKIKCLVLSPCCAVGFFSSKVSLRNRSTTFTLGSRDTVITTGLESPIIVIPHAQKNEKKYSYEQLFRSVHYALMDNACREYLFIADFFSLTSAAAQEMFDSIFTKTQAFLLKHTESYMESCFDTIGIFLCIHINFRYQAIMQRRNLTCLEIFSDHLLAVMWPRFHHVVELNIKSVRDCNTQKLGTIDTRPHYITRRYAEFSAALVSINSSQQDEKVTTCLAALQAEVESFILRMAAEFQQRKEQLIFLINNYDMLLSVLAEHTSEGSKEVVSFQGLLNARTQEYIEEVLAPFFGGMISFVKDNEGYLERGETRKINVNEKHIHQIVKGFSSDWKKALDLINQDIMRTFTNFKNGTAILQGALMQLIQYYHRFTKLLSQSPFKELGVKGDLINIHHVMVEVKKYRANF; this comes from the exons ATGGAAGAAACTCGTTTGGCGTTCCAAACGGAATCAGACTATAATCCG TTTGATGATGATGGGTTAGAAAACTTGGACATTGCACAACTAGACATTACTTCACAAGAGGACTATATATTAGATGAAGCAGCAG GCCACATTCAGGAGAACTTAGAAGATGAACTGGTACAGGAAGCTCTGAGAAAG GGTTGGGACTTGAGAAAATATTCTCAACAAATTCAGAAGGACTTGATGAAGGTGGAAACACACTCCATTGAAGACT ATATTGGCCAGAGCACTGAGATTGCTCGCCTCCATTACCAGATCAAAGCATGTGACACAATTCTTGAG CGGATGGAAGGAATGCTAAGCAAATTTCAG ATGGACTTGGGTAACATCAGCTCAGAGATTCAAACACTACAGGAGCAGTCAGTATCCCTGAACTCTAAACTAAAGAATAGACAG GACATTCTGGATGACCTCAGCCAATATGTGGATGATATTAACCTCACTGATCATCTAATAAC ACATATACTGGAGACTCCAGCTAGTGAGAAGGAATTTCAAGAGAACTTACATGAGCTAGATCATAAGTTGAACTTTATTAAAGAACAAGAATTCCGTGAGATAGCAGCTGTGGTGGATGTCCAGAAAGACATCATCAAGCTCAAAATGAAG GCTATCAGTAAGACTAGGGAGTTTCTACTGAGCAAGATTTACCAGTTTAGGAAGCCAATGGCCAACTATCAGATGGCCCAGAATCAGTTACTCAATTATAG GTACTTTAATGAATTCCTAATGGCCCACAGCAGGCCAACGGCTCTTGAAATGCAAACAGAATATGTTGATACTATGAGTAAAATATATTACTCCTACTTTAAAGATTATTATTCCAAGCTAATGAAACTACAG TATGATGATAGTGCTGATAAGGATGATCTTATGGGAATTGAAGACACTGCTAGAAGAAGTATAGGAATGAAAATAAAATGCCTGGTCTTATCCCCTTGCTGTGCTGTAGGTTTTTTCTCTAGTAAAGTGAGCTTGAGGAATCGCTCCACAACCTTCACGTTGGGTAGCAGAGACACTGTGATCACCACTGGCTTGGAGTCTCCCATTATTGTCATACCACATGCACAGAAAAATGAAAAGAAG TATTCTTATGAGCAATTATTTCGGAGTGTCCACTATGCACTGATGGACAATGCTTGTCGGGAGtacttgttcatagctgatttcttttcactgacaagtGCAGCAGCTCAAGAAATGTTTGACTCCATTTTCACCAAGACCCAAGCCTTCTTGCTG AAACACACTGAGTCTTATATGGAGAGCTGTTTTGATACTATtggaatatttttgtgtatTCATATCAACTTCAGATATCAAGCTATCATGCAGCGACGAAATCTCACTTGTTTAGAAAT ATTTTCTGATCACCTGCTGGCAGTAATGTGGCCCAGGTTCCACCATGTAGTTGAGCTGAATATTAAAAGTGTCAGAGATTGTAACACTCAGAAACTGGGTACTATTGATACCAGACCACATTAT ATCACAAGACGATATGCCGAGTTTTCTGCTGCACTGGTCTCCATAAACTCAAGTCAGCAAGATGAAAAG GTCACAACATGCCTGGCAGCCCTACAAGCTGAAGTTGAGAGCTTCATTCTGAGAATGGCGGCTGAGTTCCAGCAGAGGAAAGAACAGTTAATATTCCTCATCAACAACTATGATATGTTATTGAGTGTACTAGCA GAACACACATCAGAGGGATCTAAAGAAGTAGTATCATTTCAAGGCCTACTTAATGCCCGCACTCAAGAATACATTGAAGAG GTTTTGGCTCCATTCTTTGGTGGAATGATTAGTTTTGTCAAAGACAATGAGGGATATTTGGAGAGGGGTGAAACGAGAAAAATAAATGTCAATGAAA AACACATCCATCAAATAGTAAAAGGATTTTCTAGTGATTGGAAGAAAGCACTTGATCTCATTAATCAGGACATTATGCGTACATTCACCAATTTCAAAAATGGCACAGCTATTCTACAG GGAGCTCTGATGCAGTTAATACAATACTATCATCGATTCACTAAACTCTTGTCACAATCACCTTTCAAGGAACTAGGTGTTAAAGGAGACCTGATTAACATCCATCATGTCATGGTTGAAGTGAAGAAATATCGTGCAAACTTCTAG